One Arthrobacter sp. StoSoilB20 DNA segment encodes these proteins:
- a CDS encoding PfkB family carbohydrate kinase — protein MKVIGFGDNIVDRFLDRKVMYPGGNCVNVAVFARRLGVESGYLGVFGSDSLGAFVRDAIDAEGVDTSQCVIRDGLNGVTEIKVVDGDRVFLGWNEGGVTTSDPFVLEDEHLRYLASADLVHSSVYSASESQLPAVRNAGTLVSFDYSSEPERRTDAYLAQTAPYVDLALLSCGNMTVAAVESDLKRVHAAGVSLAVGTRGQSGAVMYDGERFLTQAAAPTDPLRFADTMGCGDAFLAGLVVSLLGSGWSRSRRPPVEECQKALARGARSAAAQCYVEGAFGYGRAVEVASSRPGNYQPAR, from the coding sequence ATGAAAGTAATCGGTTTCGGGGACAACATTGTGGACCGTTTTCTCGACCGCAAAGTGATGTACCCCGGGGGGAACTGCGTCAACGTTGCGGTTTTTGCCCGACGGCTGGGCGTTGAATCCGGCTACCTCGGCGTCTTCGGCTCGGACTCCTTGGGCGCCTTTGTCCGCGATGCCATTGATGCAGAAGGCGTCGATACAAGCCAGTGCGTCATCCGCGATGGCCTCAACGGTGTCACTGAAATCAAAGTTGTGGACGGTGACAGGGTCTTCCTTGGCTGGAACGAAGGTGGCGTCACCACAAGTGATCCTTTCGTGCTGGAGGATGAACACCTCCGGTACCTGGCCTCGGCCGACTTGGTACATTCGAGCGTCTACTCCGCTTCCGAAAGCCAGTTGCCTGCCGTGCGCAACGCAGGGACACTGGTCAGTTTCGACTACTCGTCCGAGCCGGAACGTAGGACGGACGCCTATTTGGCGCAGACGGCGCCCTACGTGGACCTTGCCCTTTTGTCGTGCGGAAACATGACCGTTGCCGCCGTCGAAAGTGACCTTAAACGCGTCCACGCAGCGGGCGTTTCGCTTGCGGTGGGGACCCGCGGCCAGTCGGGCGCAGTGATGTACGACGGCGAACGCTTCCTGACGCAGGCGGCGGCACCTACCGATCCGCTCCGGTTTGCGGACACGATGGGTTGCGGTGATGCTTTCCTGGCGGGACTCGTGGTCAGTCTGTTGGGTTCGGGTTGGAGTCGATCGCGTCGGCCACCGGTTGAGGAGTGTCAAAAAGCCTTGGCCAGAGGTGCGCGGTCCGCCGCTGCCCAGTGCTATGTGGAGGGCGCCTTCGGTTACGGCCGGGCAGTCGAGGTAGCTAGCAGCCGTCCAGGTAACTACCAGCCGGCCAGGTAA
- a CDS encoding universal stress protein — protein MDQHSRDSEEPQDGQDQAVAPGGIVVGVDGSEHGQCALVWAAREAERRQLPLHIVTAYSVPIFAASGLDGGYATVDDSVIREGADAIIKQAMDKVSGYAIDVDASVENGDAAGVLLDLSEDAALLVSGSRGRGGFVGRLLGSVSSALPAHAKCPTVTVPLYCADRLGENTEDKHIKAEHAKAGSRTVENVVAVGVDGSEQARVAVLEAAEQAQRMGAKLRVICAVPQYSGSLAWVPAPLDRDALFADIRVQLDAGVAWLRSHFPQLAIETDLRDGSPVDVLVETSRSVELVVLGTRGRGGFAGMLLGSTSDGVLHHAKGPVLVVPDREDPRLADRDKFGPMLGAA, from the coding sequence ATGGACCAGCACAGCAGAGACAGTGAAGAGCCACAGGACGGCCAGGACCAGGCAGTGGCGCCAGGTGGCATTGTCGTTGGAGTGGACGGTTCAGAGCACGGACAATGTGCCTTGGTTTGGGCCGCACGCGAGGCGGAGCGCCGTCAGCTGCCGCTTCACATCGTGACGGCCTACTCCGTGCCAATCTTTGCCGCGTCAGGCCTGGACGGTGGCTACGCAACCGTGGATGATTCGGTGATTCGCGAAGGCGCGGACGCGATCATCAAGCAGGCCATGGACAAGGTTTCCGGTTACGCCATCGACGTCGACGCTTCCGTGGAAAACGGCGACGCTGCCGGTGTTTTGCTGGATCTCTCGGAAGACGCCGCGCTCCTCGTTTCCGGAAGCCGGGGCCGCGGTGGCTTTGTGGGACGCCTTTTGGGCTCTGTGAGCAGTGCGTTGCCCGCCCACGCCAAGTGCCCCACGGTTACTGTCCCCTTGTACTGCGCCGACAGGCTGGGCGAAAACACGGAGGACAAGCACATCAAGGCCGAGCACGCCAAAGCCGGGTCCCGCACTGTGGAGAACGTGGTTGCGGTGGGTGTGGATGGCTCCGAGCAAGCCCGTGTGGCAGTGCTTGAGGCAGCCGAGCAAGCACAACGTATGGGAGCAAAGCTCCGCGTCATTTGCGCCGTACCGCAGTACAGCGGGTCTTTGGCCTGGGTGCCGGCGCCATTGGACCGCGACGCCCTCTTTGCCGACATCAGGGTCCAGCTCGATGCCGGGGTGGCGTGGCTCAGGAGCCACTTCCCGCAGTTGGCCATTGAGACTGACCTCCGGGACGGCTCTCCGGTGGACGTGCTGGTGGAAACAAGCCGCAGCGTCGAGTTGGTGGTGCTGGGAACACGTGGCCGCGGTGGTTTCGCGGGCATGCTCCTGGGTTCCACCTCGGACGGCGTACTGCACCATGCAAAGGGACCAGTGCTGGTTGTCCCTGACCGTGAAGACCCACGACTTGCTGACCGTGACAAGTTCGGCCCCATGCTCGGGGCAGCGTAG
- a CDS encoding DMT family transporter: MTTTTPAEPGQPSPDLPPRITPAPGAAISKLGIAAVIVTVVLWASAFVGIRAVGPSFSPGSLTLGRLVVAAVVLGIVVLPTLKVWPRGREWLPIVAYGVMWFGGYNVALNAAEHVLDAGTSAMLINVSPILIAILAGIFLKEGFPRWLLIGSGVAFCGVAMIALGSGQRSTADVAGVLLCLLAAVLASVSAILQKPVLRKFTAGQATWFGIMVGAICCLPWSGQLISEIQSAPLPATLGLVYLGIFPTAIAFTTWAYALSLISAGKLAATTYLVPGTTILISWAVLQEVPTIWGLIGGVVCLIGVGLTRRRTRQPSR, encoded by the coding sequence ATGACAACCACCACCCCGGCCGAACCCGGCCAGCCCTCCCCGGACCTGCCCCCGCGCATCACCCCCGCGCCGGGAGCAGCCATCAGCAAACTCGGCATTGCCGCCGTGATCGTCACCGTCGTCCTCTGGGCCTCCGCGTTCGTGGGCATCCGCGCAGTGGGCCCCAGCTTCTCCCCCGGCTCCTTGACGTTGGGACGGTTGGTGGTGGCCGCCGTCGTACTTGGAATCGTGGTGCTGCCCACCCTGAAGGTCTGGCCACGCGGCCGGGAATGGCTGCCGATCGTTGCGTATGGAGTGATGTGGTTCGGCGGCTACAACGTTGCCCTGAACGCCGCGGAGCACGTGCTCGACGCCGGCACCAGCGCCATGCTCATCAATGTCTCCCCCATCCTGATCGCAATCCTCGCTGGAATCTTCCTCAAGGAGGGTTTCCCGCGGTGGCTCCTGATCGGCAGCGGTGTTGCGTTCTGCGGGGTCGCGATGATCGCGTTGGGCTCCGGCCAGCGCTCGACGGCGGACGTCGCCGGTGTGCTGTTGTGCCTGCTTGCCGCTGTGCTCGCCTCTGTGAGCGCGATCCTGCAGAAACCCGTGCTGAGGAAGTTCACCGCTGGACAGGCGACGTGGTTCGGAATCATGGTGGGCGCAATCTGCTGCCTGCCGTGGTCGGGACAGCTGATCTCCGAAATCCAATCGGCACCGCTGCCGGCAACCCTGGGACTGGTGTATCTGGGGATCTTCCCCACAGCCATCGCCTTCACCACGTGGGCGTACGCGTTGTCCCTGATCTCGGCAGGGAAGCTGGCTGCCACCACCTACCTGGTTCCGGGCACCACCATCCTGATTTCCTGGGCTGTCCTTCAGGAAGTCCCCACGATCTGGGGGCTGATCGGCGGCGTGGTGTGCCTGATCGGCGTGGGCCTGACCCGTCGCCGGACCCGCCAGCCGTCCCGTTAG
- a CDS encoding SIS domain-containing protein yields the protein MLGFKEEEFLTQTRSALALQGQIESVVDSIQQRGMTNLFLIGAGGTYAAMLPYEHFIRSRSTLPVRASIGKELMLTEDPTFGPGSVAVFASVSGTTEDVIEAIEFAKAKGAYTIGFTGFGDSPFAKALDVALVTEPKTWPFDIPMILLSTRLLAVREEFEGYEELAAELQSVPESLVGVARQAESVAEAFAEKNKDADYHFLVGTGNLWGLTYLYSMCILEEMQWLRTTRVHGAEFFHGSLELIEEDTSLMLLMGEDETRPLMDRVAKFAENYNKNTTLLDSKAYELPGVSPRFRALLSPLVLDTVLDRFSKHLERVRNHSLDLRRYYRVVEY from the coding sequence GTGCTTGGCTTCAAAGAAGAGGAATTCCTCACGCAGACCCGCAGCGCACTGGCACTGCAGGGGCAGATCGAATCGGTGGTTGATTCCATCCAGCAGCGTGGGATGACCAACCTGTTCCTTATCGGTGCAGGTGGAACCTATGCCGCGATGCTGCCGTACGAGCACTTCATCCGGTCCCGCTCCACCTTGCCGGTCCGTGCGTCCATCGGCAAAGAGCTGATGTTGACCGAGGATCCGACATTCGGCCCCGGCTCCGTAGCTGTCTTCGCCTCAGTCTCGGGCACCACGGAAGACGTTATCGAGGCCATCGAGTTCGCTAAGGCCAAGGGCGCCTACACCATCGGCTTCACGGGTTTCGGTGACAGCCCGTTCGCCAAAGCCCTGGACGTCGCCTTGGTTACCGAACCCAAAACCTGGCCGTTCGATATCCCTATGATTCTCCTGAGCACCCGGCTTCTCGCCGTGCGGGAGGAATTTGAAGGATATGAGGAACTGGCAGCAGAACTGCAGTCCGTTCCCGAAAGCCTGGTCGGCGTCGCCCGCCAAGCAGAATCAGTGGCTGAAGCGTTTGCCGAGAAGAACAAGGACGCTGACTACCATTTCCTTGTGGGCACCGGGAATCTGTGGGGCCTCACCTACCTGTATTCCATGTGCATCCTCGAAGAAATGCAGTGGCTCCGGACCACCCGCGTGCACGGTGCGGAGTTCTTCCACGGATCCCTTGAACTCATTGAGGAAGACACCAGCCTCATGCTGCTCATGGGCGAAGACGAGACACGTCCGCTGATGGACCGTGTGGCCAAATTCGCCGAAAACTACAACAAGAACACCACTCTTCTGGACAGCAAGGCCTACGAACTCCCAGGCGTTAGCCCGCGGTTCCGCGCACTCCTTTCTCCGCTGGTCCTGGACACGGTACTCGACCGTTTCAGCAAGCACCTCGAACGCGTCCGCAACCACTCCCTGGATCTCCGTCGCTATTACCGCGTGGTCGAGTACTAA
- a CDS encoding PEP/pyruvate-binding domain-containing protein has protein sequence MEGQETGEQQQDRHVTDAHGSLFILDIAGIRGPMLPEVGGKGANLGELAGAGLPVPPGFCLTTAAYRYALSAIGLDKVFAALKGTSASQLDQLNGLAADARSLVLEAGVPAVISEAVRAAYGQMGDNVPVAVRSSATAEDLAFASFAGQQDTFLNVVGVESVLDAVSRCWASLWTDRAVTYRTTNGIDHASVTLAVVVQEMVDSATAGVMFTANPVTGNRHETVIDASPGLGEAVVSGAVNPDQYVVDVRHNAIVKRAVGDRQVEIRPIPGGGTERLERAAGSGRDGQEDPQPCLSDPQILALADLGRKVQIHYGAPQDTEWAIDQDGKLWLTQARPITTLYPQTTRTPPAPGEHAFLNFSLAQGLTRPLTPMGLAGIRLIASSVARTAAFDVPDPRSGPPPYYEAGQRIFFDLTAVVRSRIGRAIVPRVFDVMEARSATLIRGLFDDPRFTVTSRTPLKLIRHIAPVAARYRVPESLFRGLFRPASAMKRVEKLGVDLRAALAVPPQATPHQRIGHAQRILGQELFATVPQVLPLPALGFAMLALVGRLLGDQAPKGELQAVIRGLPNNVTTEMDLALWQLASRIRKDTDAVASMAGSTAAELAGQYRNGDLPAVAQAGLTSFLAMFGHRAVAEIDLGMPRWSDDPTHILGVVTNYLRLAEGAEAPDQQFARAAHEADEQIARFIARARLKSPLHAAVVRMALDRTRRFAGLRELPKYNLVLGLSAARKQLLLVGEELAAAQRIEHPRDIFFLDLDEAETALAGDDLKGLVAERREAYQQELRRRHIPRVLLSDGTEPEAAPRHTGIQRPGTLSGSPASAGRVTAPARVIMDPVGAHLEPGEILVAPSTDPGWTPLFLTAGGLVMEMGGPNSHGAVVAREYGIPAVVGVPDATSRLATGQRVTVDGAAGTVSVESPAGRTG, from the coding sequence ATGGAAGGCCAGGAGACCGGGGAACAGCAGCAGGATCGGCACGTCACAGACGCGCACGGCTCCCTGTTCATTCTGGACATCGCCGGAATCCGGGGGCCAATGCTCCCGGAGGTGGGTGGCAAGGGAGCCAACCTTGGTGAGCTGGCCGGTGCCGGCCTGCCAGTACCGCCCGGCTTCTGCCTGACCACCGCGGCTTACCGTTACGCATTGTCCGCTATTGGTTTGGATAAGGTCTTTGCGGCCTTGAAAGGGACCTCTGCCTCCCAGCTGGACCAGCTGAACGGGCTTGCCGCAGATGCCCGGTCGCTGGTGCTCGAGGCCGGCGTCCCTGCCGTGATCTCCGAAGCGGTGCGGGCCGCCTACGGGCAGATGGGAGACAATGTCCCCGTCGCCGTCAGGTCTTCTGCCACCGCCGAGGACCTGGCTTTCGCGAGTTTCGCCGGCCAGCAGGACACTTTCCTGAATGTCGTTGGCGTGGAGTCGGTTCTGGACGCGGTGAGCCGCTGCTGGGCTTCGCTGTGGACAGACCGTGCGGTGACCTACAGGACCACCAACGGGATCGATCACGCATCGGTCACCCTGGCTGTGGTGGTGCAGGAGATGGTGGATTCAGCAACCGCTGGGGTTATGTTCACTGCAAACCCCGTGACGGGAAACCGGCACGAGACAGTGATTGACGCCAGCCCGGGCCTGGGAGAGGCCGTGGTTTCCGGGGCCGTGAATCCCGATCAGTACGTTGTTGACGTTCGCCACAACGCCATTGTGAAAAGGGCCGTCGGGGACAGGCAAGTGGAGATCAGGCCAATCCCTGGAGGCGGCACGGAACGCCTTGAACGGGCCGCTGGATCCGGGCGGGATGGGCAGGAGGATCCACAGCCCTGCCTCAGTGATCCTCAGATTTTGGCGCTCGCGGACTTGGGCCGGAAGGTCCAAATCCATTACGGGGCCCCGCAGGACACTGAATGGGCCATCGATCAGGACGGAAAACTGTGGCTCACGCAAGCCAGGCCCATCACTACCTTGTACCCGCAAACCACGCGAACCCCTCCTGCACCCGGAGAGCACGCCTTCCTGAACTTCAGCCTCGCCCAAGGACTGACCAGACCGCTCACGCCCATGGGCCTGGCCGGCATCCGGCTCATCGCCTCCTCGGTAGCCAGGACAGCCGCATTCGACGTCCCCGATCCCCGCTCCGGACCTCCGCCGTATTACGAGGCCGGGCAGCGCATTTTTTTCGACCTCACCGCTGTAGTGCGGAGCAGGATCGGGCGTGCGATCGTGCCCCGCGTTTTCGACGTCATGGAGGCCCGCTCGGCCACCCTGATACGTGGCCTCTTTGACGATCCACGCTTTACAGTGACGTCAAGGACGCCCTTGAAGTTGATTCGCCACATAGCTCCCGTCGCGGCCAGGTACCGCGTTCCGGAGTCACTCTTCCGTGGACTGTTCCGCCCGGCTTCAGCCATGAAGCGGGTGGAGAAGCTCGGAGTGGACCTGCGGGCCGCCTTGGCCGTCCCGCCTCAAGCTACGCCCCACCAGAGGATCGGCCACGCCCAGCGGATCCTCGGCCAAGAGCTGTTCGCCACGGTTCCGCAGGTTTTGCCCCTGCCCGCGCTCGGCTTCGCCATGCTGGCCTTGGTTGGCCGCCTGTTGGGAGACCAGGCTCCGAAGGGGGAACTGCAGGCGGTGATCCGCGGCCTGCCCAACAACGTCACCACGGAGATGGACCTGGCCTTGTGGCAGCTCGCCTCCCGGATTCGGAAGGACACCGACGCCGTTGCCTCCATGGCAGGCTCCACGGCAGCAGAATTGGCCGGGCAGTACCGAAACGGTGATCTCCCGGCAGTTGCCCAGGCCGGATTGACTTCATTCCTGGCCATGTTCGGTCACCGGGCCGTGGCCGAGATCGATCTCGGCATGCCCCGCTGGTCAGATGACCCCACCCACATTCTTGGCGTCGTTACCAACTATTTGAGGCTGGCCGAAGGTGCTGAGGCGCCGGACCAACAGTTCGCGCGGGCAGCCCACGAGGCTGATGAACAGATTGCACGGTTCATCGCCCGTGCCCGGTTGAAGAGCCCGTTGCACGCGGCCGTGGTTCGCATGGCATTGGACCGGACACGGAGATTCGCGGGCCTGCGCGAGTTACCCAAGTACAACCTGGTTCTGGGGCTCTCAGCTGCACGAAAGCAGTTGCTCCTTGTCGGGGAGGAACTTGCCGCCGCCCAGCGGATCGAACATCCCCGGGACATTTTCTTCCTGGATCTCGATGAAGCCGAGACAGCATTGGCCGGAGATGACCTCAAAGGGCTGGTCGCTGAGCGCCGGGAAGCCTACCAGCAAGAACTGCGGAGGCGGCATATACCGCGTGTGCTCTTGTCTGACGGGACCGAACCCGAAGCCGCACCCCGGCACACCGGTATCCAGCGCCCTGGCACTTTGTCCGGCAGTCCGGCGTCGGCGGGGCGGGTCACAGCGCCTGCGCGCGTCATCATGGACCCCGTTGGTGCGCACCTGGAGCCCGGAGAAATCCTCGTCGCACCCTCAACTGATCCCGGCTGGACCCCGTTGTTCCTCACTGCCGGTGGGCTGGTCATGGAGATGGGCGGACCCAACTCCCACGGAGCCGTGGTGGCCAGGGAGTACGGCATCCCTGCTGTTGTTGGGGTTCCGGATGCTACGTCGCGGCTGGCCACCGGCCAGCGCGTCACAGTGGACGGGGCCGCCGGGACGGTCAGCGTTGAAAGTCCCGCTGGCAGGACAGGCTAG
- a CDS encoding carbohydrate kinase: MTGTSSLAPEPLDVVVVGEALIDIVESSEGQVEYPGGSPANVAFGLGRLDVKTGLLTAIGRDTRGDAIAAHLHSAGVVLLPGSMSAGKTATATARIAADGSADYTFDIDWKLAPLALPYAPRILHTGSIATFLEPGASVVRSLLEQAQGGCMVTYDPNIRADLLGSHQEALALFEEIVPLTDVVKLSGTDARWLYPGKALEDTAKHLLALGAGLVVVTQGVQGSLMATRHIQLNVPAVPATVADTIGAGDSYMAALIMGLLLRGSDGLAPTVMERIGTIASMAASIAVGRPGANPPTHRELLVGMAR, from the coding sequence ATGACCGGCACCTCTTCCCTCGCGCCTGAACCCCTTGACGTCGTCGTTGTCGGCGAGGCGTTGATCGACATTGTGGAGTCATCAGAAGGCCAGGTGGAGTACCCCGGCGGTTCTCCGGCCAACGTCGCCTTCGGCCTGGGCCGCCTGGACGTCAAAACGGGCCTGCTGACGGCCATTGGGCGCGATACCCGTGGCGATGCCATTGCGGCACATCTGCACAGCGCCGGAGTGGTGCTGCTGCCCGGATCCATGTCAGCAGGCAAGACTGCGACGGCGACCGCCCGGATAGCTGCCGACGGTTCGGCTGACTACACCTTCGACATCGACTGGAAATTGGCTCCGCTCGCCCTGCCGTACGCACCGAGGATCCTGCACACGGGCTCCATCGCCACGTTCCTCGAGCCCGGCGCAAGCGTTGTCCGGAGCCTGCTGGAGCAAGCGCAGGGCGGTTGCATGGTCACGTACGATCCCAACATCCGCGCGGACCTCCTTGGAAGCCATCAGGAAGCCCTGGCGCTCTTCGAGGAGATCGTGCCGCTGACCGACGTCGTAAAGCTCAGCGGCACCGATGCCCGATGGCTGTACCCGGGCAAGGCTCTTGAGGACACGGCCAAACACCTCCTCGCCCTGGGGGCCGGGTTGGTTGTGGTCACCCAAGGCGTCCAGGGTTCGCTCATGGCCACCCGGCACATCCAGCTCAACGTCCCAGCCGTCCCGGCCACGGTGGCGGACACCATTGGTGCCGGGGACTCCTACATGGCAGCGCTCATTATGGGTCTGCTGCTGCGCGGCAGCGACGGGTTGGCCCCCACCGTCATGGAGCGGATCGGCACCATTGCCTCCATGGCGGCATCCATCGCCGTCGGACGTCCTGGCGCCAACCCGCCCACACACCGCGAACTACTGGTGGGAATGGCCCGCTAA
- a CDS encoding cation diffusion facilitator family transporter yields the protein MGHDHNHSHGVTATGKHRKRLIAVLAITLGVVGIQVIGAVVSGSLALLADAGHMLSDAAGVFIALMAAWIATRPASDQRTYGYQRAEVLAALANALILIVIAVVIMIEAIRRFGESPEIHTDVMLWAAILGAVANLVSLLILQGAQKESLNVRGAYLEVLGDLLGSIAVIIAAIVIMTTGFSAADPIASVLIAVMIIPRAWHLLRDVVDVLLEATPKGVDVNMIREHILAVDGVVEAHDIHIWTITSGVPVFSAHVVVEDEVLNASGADSILDQLGSCLGRHFDTEHCTFQLEPVSHSEHESHQHA from the coding sequence ATGGGGCACGACCACAACCACTCCCACGGAGTCACAGCAACCGGCAAGCACCGGAAGCGGCTGATTGCCGTCCTCGCCATCACCTTGGGGGTGGTGGGCATCCAGGTGATCGGCGCCGTCGTCTCCGGCTCCCTGGCACTGCTGGCAGACGCAGGCCACATGCTCTCGGATGCCGCCGGCGTGTTCATCGCCCTGATGGCGGCCTGGATTGCCACCCGCCCGGCCAGTGACCAACGGACGTACGGATACCAGCGGGCCGAGGTCCTGGCGGCCTTGGCCAATGCGTTGATCCTCATTGTGATCGCTGTAGTGATCATGATCGAGGCGATCCGCCGCTTCGGAGAGTCCCCGGAGATCCATACGGACGTCATGCTGTGGGCGGCCATCCTGGGTGCCGTGGCCAACCTTGTCTCGCTCCTGATCCTGCAGGGCGCACAAAAGGAGAGCCTCAACGTCCGCGGCGCCTACCTTGAAGTCCTTGGCGACCTCCTGGGTTCCATCGCTGTCATCATTGCGGCAATTGTGATCATGACAACCGGTTTCAGCGCTGCGGACCCCATCGCCTCAGTCTTGATCGCGGTGATGATCATCCCCCGCGCCTGGCACCTGCTTCGCGATGTGGTGGACGTCCTCCTCGAAGCCACCCCGAAGGGCGTGGACGTGAACATGATCCGCGAGCACATCCTGGCCGTGGACGGTGTGGTGGAAGCCCACGACATCCATATCTGGACCATCACCTCCGGCGTTCCGGTGTTCTCGGCACACGTTGTTGTGGAGGACGAAGTCCTCAACGCCAGCGGTGCGGACAGCATCCTTGACCAGCTGGGGTCTTGCCTTGGCCGGCACTTCGACACTGAGCATTGCACATTCCAGTTGGAGCCGGTGAGCCACTCCGAACACGAGTCACACCAGCACGCCTAG
- a CDS encoding HAD family hydrolase, whose translation MEGQDSGRHDRFLGGEFSFHEQRRERLRQFLPLAGDSIPPSDTTLDALFAVYLENYEQAWAAFPDAVPALQRLRSIGIPVGVITNGNHQQQVSKIRRIGLERLIDRVFSSELTGFAKPDARAFLLPCRSMGVQPAATLYVGDNYLTDIAGARNAGLRAIHLRREGCEYPESIGSLEGSLEGVIKLTSIEAAN comes from the coding sequence GTGGAAGGGCAGGATTCAGGGCGCCACGACCGCTTCCTTGGTGGAGAATTTTCTTTCCACGAACAACGCCGCGAACGGCTTCGCCAGTTTCTTCCGCTCGCCGGAGACTCCATTCCCCCCTCGGACACCACCCTCGACGCGCTGTTCGCGGTCTATCTTGAGAACTACGAGCAAGCCTGGGCCGCATTTCCCGACGCCGTGCCCGCCCTGCAGCGCTTGCGCTCCATCGGTATCCCGGTTGGTGTCATTACCAACGGGAATCACCAGCAGCAAGTCTCCAAGATCAGGAGAATCGGCCTTGAGCGGCTCATTGACAGGGTCTTCAGCTCAGAGCTCACTGGTTTCGCCAAGCCGGACGCAAGGGCCTTCCTGCTACCCTGCCGCAGCATGGGTGTGCAGCCGGCAGCGACCCTGTACGTGGGCGACAACTACCTCACCGACATCGCAGGCGCCCGCAACGCTGGCTTACGAGCAATCCACCTCCGCCGGGAAGGGTGCGAGTATCCAGAATCCATCGGCAGTTTGGAGGGCAGTTTGGAAGGAGTGATTAAGCTAACGAGCATCGAGGCGGCCAATTGA
- a CDS encoding metallopeptidase family protein, which translates to MPANLPPGLPIVPDGERPSSPLRERNAVHSPVEQTPVDEAYADGVARPFDMSAEEFEEAVSDALQLIPPKAASAMDNVAIFIEDDYTPQPGENPDTVLLGLYEGVPLTERDSWWEAGSLPDRITIFRQPILDICSTREEVIDEVAITVVHEIAHHFGIDDDRLHELGWG; encoded by the coding sequence ATGCCCGCGAATCTTCCACCCGGCTTGCCCATTGTTCCGGACGGCGAGCGCCCATCATCGCCTCTGCGGGAACGCAACGCGGTCCATAGCCCTGTTGAGCAGACGCCGGTGGACGAGGCCTATGCGGACGGCGTCGCCCGGCCTTTCGACATGTCTGCCGAGGAATTCGAAGAAGCAGTGAGCGATGCCCTCCAGCTGATCCCGCCCAAGGCGGCCAGCGCCATGGACAACGTAGCCATTTTCATTGAAGACGACTACACACCCCAACCGGGTGAAAATCCGGATACCGTGCTGCTGGGCCTTTACGAAGGCGTGCCCCTGACCGAACGCGATTCCTGGTGGGAGGCCGGCTCCCTTCCTGACCGGATCACGATCTTCAGGCAGCCTATTCTGGACATTTGCAGTACGCGTGAGGAAGTCATTGATGAAGTGGCCATCACGGTGGTCCACGAGATCGCACACCACTTCGGGATTGACGACGATCGCTTGCACGAACTCGGCTGGGGCTAG
- a CDS encoding FAD-binding protein gives MSLTPDSATERTTTVVIGAGLSGLAVASELSRYGVGSIVVDGFGALSATGPSVHTGMLQRCDAGDPAAMQERNEILRHLRNYAASHHLDVRSTTRAVRLDFLGSDPSQQIGYGLAASMTTAGLRTGLHASGPLESTRRQWAVHTASGVLLADHIVVTRCAQSQLRRMLAELGIAIGQNLSAAMRAVGMHLVGVGELITPTPKEVLRQAKAVGQTISSKVALAAGPGIATA, from the coding sequence GTGTCACTCACGCCTGATTCCGCCACGGAACGCACCACCACCGTGGTCATCGGAGCCGGCCTGTCCGGCTTGGCAGTTGCCAGTGAGCTCAGCCGCTACGGCGTGGGCTCCATAGTGGTGGACGGGTTCGGTGCGCTGTCGGCAACTGGCCCTTCAGTCCACACAGGCATGCTTCAACGCTGTGATGCCGGCGATCCCGCAGCCATGCAGGAACGCAACGAGATCCTCCGCCACCTGCGGAACTACGCCGCCAGCCATCACCTGGACGTCCGCAGCACCACGCGGGCGGTGCGCCTTGATTTCCTGGGCTCAGACCCCTCCCAGCAGATTGGCTACGGCCTGGCCGCGAGTATGACCACTGCCGGCCTCAGGACAGGGCTCCACGCCTCCGGCCCCCTGGAATCCACGCGCCGCCAATGGGCCGTGCACACTGCCAGCGGCGTCCTTTTGGCCGACCACATTGTGGTGACACGCTGTGCCCAGAGCCAGCTGCGCCGCATGCTGGCGGAACTGGGCATAGCGATCGGCCAGAACCTGTCCGCGGCCATGCGGGCTGTCGGAATGCACCTCGTCGGAGTCGGCGAACTCATCACGCCCACACCGAAGGAAGTGCTTCGGCAGGCAAAGGCCGTAGGCCAGACGATCTCATCCAAGGTCGCCCTTGCCGCAGGGCCGGGCATAGCCACCGCTTAG